The Candidatus Dormiibacterota bacterium DNA segment TCGAAAAGGTGGCCACACCGACGAACCCGACGACCGCTAGCCCAGTCAGGGCGCGGCGCGGAACGCGAACGTGAAGTCCCTGGGCTGCGGCCAGGCTCACGAAGACGAGGGCGCCGTTGTATTTGAGGCTCGCCACCGCGCCGAGCACGATCCCGCCTGCGACCCGTCGTCGGGCAGTGTCGGCCTCCGCCAGACGGTAGGCGGCGATTAATCCCAGCATGCAGGCGAAGGCGAGGGGCGTATCAATGGTTGCAAAGTGGCTATCCCGGACGGCCAAGAACGCGACGGCGAGGGCGATCGCTGCGACAAGACCCGTGGTTTCGCCATAGGCTCGCCGGCCGAAGCGGTAGACGACGACGACCGTGGCGGTGCCGATGGCGGCATCCAGCAGTCGAACAGCCAGGTACGGCGCCGCCGGACCCAGGAGAGGGAAGATGGGCCTGAGGATCGCAAGCCAAGCCGCCGATAGATACATATATAGATGCGGCCAGTTGGCGAAATGGGGGTCGATCACTCCGTGCAGGACGCCCATCGCCCGCCCAACGACGACGTCCTCATCTGGCCGATAGATGGCCGGCAAGCCGAAGCCGATTCCCCAAAGGCGCAGGCCTAATCCGAACAGGACCGCAGCCGGCAACGCCAGGCTTCGACGGCGAAAGCGCGCCCAGCCATGTTGTTCCCCCTTCAAACCCCTAGGACCCGGAGAGTCGCCGCTGAGGTCGGCCGTCGTACGGGGCGAGGGTCGGCGCGAGCCGTACCGTGATCTCTGAGACCTCTCTCCAACAGCGCTCCCCTTCAACCTTCATCAGGCCGATCCGCAGGAGCAAGAGACGAAACCGTAGAAACACAAGCCACTTTCCTTCGCGCAGCGTGGATACTCGTCGACACTCACGACTACGGACCGAGACGGGTTACGGATGTATCGACGGCAAACCGAGCCGGTGGATCACGTCATCCTGTCCCGACGGTGATCCAGAACGCGGTTCGATTCGAACTCTAGGTATGGATAGGCGCGCGGGTCAGGCGCAGATCGTGGGAGTCGTGACCGCGGTGCCCACGATCCGGGTGACGATGAAGGACGTCGCGCTGGCCGTTGGCCGCCTCCGCGGTCGAGGCTTGCACTGGCCCGCTCCGAGCCTGGCCGGAATGCGATATTTCGCGCAGCCGCTTCCTTCCATCATGGCGCCCCGCAGCGTGTCGGCGCAGACGGACGCGTACCTGGAACACGCTCGGATCCTTGCACGGCAGGTTAGCTGCGATGCTCTGGACCGCTCTGGCATCAGTCGCGACACCGTCGGCCTCGTGATCGGCGTCTCCTGCACCGGATTCGTACTCCCGTCTCTCGACGCCGAGCTGATCCCGATTCTGGGCCTTCGGCCGGACGTCGCTCGGCTCCCGATCACAGAGCTCGGATGCGGCGGCGGCATCGCGGGGCTGGCACGAGCGGCGGATTATCTTCGTGCCTATCCCGATCGCGCCGTCCTCCTGTTTTCGGTCGAGCTTCCATCCCTCACCTTTCAGCCCGACGATCATTCGGTCGACAACCTGGTGGCGGCGATGGTTTTCGGCGACGGGGCCGGGGCGGCAGTGCTGCGGACGGGGGCATCACCAAACCAATGGACGGTGGAGCGTACCGGAACGTTGCTCGTCCCTGAAGGCGCGCGGCACCTCGGCTACGAACTGCGCGACGGTGGACTGCGCGTGGTGCTGAGCCGAGATCTTCCCGCCCTGGTGGAAGCGCGCCTCGGCGAGGCGGTCGACGCGTTCCTCGCGCCAAGCGGCCTTTGCCGATGCGACATTGACATCATGGCAGCGCACCCGGGCGGACCACGAATCTTCGAGGCCGTCGAGCGTGCCCTGGGCCTCGAGGCCGATGCGCTGCGGATCTCGCGCGCCGTCTTCGCCGGGTATGGCAACGCGTCCAGTGCGGGGATCTTTTTCGTGCTTTCGGCGCTCGAGCCGGCCAGTCGAACGAGCCGCGCGTTGGCGATCGCTTTCGGGCCAGGACTGTCGATCGAGCTGGCGCTCCTGCGGTTCGGCGCCTGAGCGAGCGAATAGGCCACGGGACGAAACGCCACGTAGTAGGGAATAGGTGAGCATCGAGCATCGCTGAAAAGGAATGACCGAGCTGCGCCACGACGAGATCGACAACCTACTCGGCGCCTATGCGCTGGGGGCCCTCCCGCCTGAGGAGATGCGCCAGGTCGACGCCCACCTGCGAACGTGTGCGGCACACCGGGAGACGGCTGCCGTGCTGACGGACGCCGTCGCCAGACTGGCGTTCAGCGTCCCGGAGCAGCAGCCGTCACCACAATTGCGCGAGCGGATCCTCGAGGCGATCCGCGCGGAAGCCTCTCCCGGGGTGATCGGTAAGTCGGGGCGCCCGGCACGCCCCATCGTGCTGCGCTTTGGGGGAGCTCCCGGCCCGCCCCGCCGGGGATGGCCGACCGCGATGGTGGCGCTGGCCGCCGCCATCCTGCTCGCCTTCCTGGTCGGGATCGGCTTTGACCGCGTGGCCACCAGACCGGCCCAGCCGGCGCAGCTCGCCTGGGTCTTCGCCGGGAGTGCCCAGGCGCCGGGTGCTGTCGCGACCCTCACTTACTTCCGCGACCGGAAACAGGCCGTGCTGGCGACGACCGGGCTTCCGCCCTTGCCGGATGGCAAGATCTACGAGATCTGGCTCTTC contains these protein-coding regions:
- a CDS encoding 3-oxoacyl-[acyl-carrier-protein] synthase III C-terminal domain-containing protein — encoded protein: MDRRAGQAQIVGVVTAVPTIRVTMKDVALAVGRLRGRGLHWPAPSLAGMRYFAQPLPSIMAPRSVSAQTDAYLEHARILARQVSCDALDRSGISRDTVGLVIGVSCTGFVLPSLDAELIPILGLRPDVARLPITELGCGGGIAGLARAADYLRAYPDRAVLLFSVELPSLTFQPDDHSVDNLVAAMVFGDGAGAAVLRTGASPNQWTVERTGTLLVPEGARHLGYELRDGGLRVVLSRDLPALVEARLGEAVDAFLAPSGLCRCDIDIMAAHPGGPRIFEAVERALGLEADALRISRAVFAGYGNASSAGIFFVLSALEPASRTSRALAIAFGPGLSIELALLRFGA
- a CDS encoding anti-sigma factor, giving the protein MTELRHDEIDNLLGAYALGALPPEEMRQVDAHLRTCAAHRETAAVLTDAVARLAFSVPEQQPSPQLRERILEAIRAEASPGVIGKSGRPARPIVLRFGGAPGPPRRGWPTAMVALAAAILLAFLVGIGFDRVATRPAQPAQLAWVFAGSAQAPGAVATLTYFRDRKQAVLATTGLPPLPDGKIYEIWLFKNATPVDAGTSGVDGGKLVVTITRDLTQYQRLAITAEPGEQPHPTGRTILEGSLTGVAG